Sequence from the Ancalomicrobiaceae bacterium S20 genome:
TCGAAAAAGCAGAACGCCGCGGGGCTGCCGCGGCGTCGTTTCTGTGCGATCGATCGTTCGATCCATGTCTTGCGGGGCTTGATACGCCTGCCCCTGTTTCAGCCTGACCGGATCACGCGGGGCGTTTCGGCCTCTCCGACGACCCTTCGCGCGGCCAGTGGCTGCAGGGGTCAGTGGATCGTTGCGTCTCTCAGCTTGGTGATCTGTTCCTTGAGCTGGAGCTTGCGGCGCTTCATGTCGGCGATTTCGAGCGAGTCGGCACTGGGATGAGACACAGCTTCACGAATCTGGGCTTCGAGGGCCGCGTGGCGGCGTTCGAGTTCCGCAACATGCGATTCGATGGACATTGCTCAAGCCTCCCTGTTGCTTGACGACAGAAGCATGACACATCGTTCGTGTCCTGCAACGGGAAAGGTGGGGGCAGCCCCTTTGCCGGCCAAGCTCTCAGTTAACAAATTGGTGACGGCTCGCACGATCGTGCGGGGGGCGTTAGCAAAACTGTCGAGCGCTTGCGCAAGGCCCTGCCAAATCGTCCACGATGGGTTATGCTCACGACCGAGAGAGGCGCCGCTGCGGCATGCACCGGGCGATTCTCAAGCCCCCGGCTTCCGGTCGCGGACCTCAGCGTTCGTGACTATCGGTCGTCAGTCAGTTCTCGGTGGTTTCAGTTCTCGGTGGTTTCCGGTGCCATGACGGAAGACGAATTCAAGGAAATTCATAGCGAACTCGTGCGTCTCCGCCAGGAACACCGCGATCTCGATGCCGCCATCGACGCGTTGATCGACAGTGGACGCGGCGACCATCTGACCATCCAGCGCTTGAAGAAGAAGAAGCTGGTGCTGAAGGATCGGATCACCCATCTCGAGGACAGCCTCGTCCCCGACATCATCGCGTGATCGTCGGTCGTCCGTAGCTCGACCGTCGCGACCCTTCGATGCGGACGTCAGCCTTCGTAACGCGGGCGTCGGCTGTTCTTGTCGGCGTACATGGCCTTGTCGGCCCGCGCGAGCACGGCGGCGGCAGTGTCGTCCGGGCCGATCTCGAC
This genomic interval carries:
- a CDS encoding DUF465 domain-containing protein, translated to MSIESHVAELERRHAALEAQIREAVSHPSADSLEIADMKRRKLQLKEQITKLRDATIH
- a CDS encoding DUF465 domain-containing protein, which translates into the protein MTEDEFKEIHSELVRLRQEHRDLDAAIDALIDSGRGDHLTIQRLKKKKLVLKDRITHLEDSLVPDIIA